The following are from one region of the Coccinella septempunctata chromosome 7, icCocSept1.1, whole genome shotgun sequence genome:
- the LOC123317911 gene encoding myosin heavy chain, non-muscle-like isoform X2 yields MADVDRDRYDPELKYLFVDRNNFNDPASQAEWTQKRLVWVPHDTQGFVAASVKGERGDEVEVELQETGKRVFVAKDDIQKMNPPKFDKVEDMAELTCLNEACVLHNLKDRYYSGLIYTYSGLFCVVVNPYKKLPIYTEKIMERYKGIKRHEVPPHVFAITDTAYRSMLQEREDQSILCTGESGAGKTENTKKVIQYLAYVAASKSPKGGGAKDIIGGLEQQLLQANPILEAFGNAKTIKNDNSSRFGKFIRINFDASGYIAGANIETYLLEKSRAIRQAKHERTFHIFYQLLAGASTAQKKEFILEDPKSYPFIRDDNHIVPGVDDASEFEATVNSMNIMGMTQEDFSAIFKIVSAVMLFGTIQFKQDRNSDQATLPDNTVAQKIAHLLGLPVTDMTKAFLKPRIKVGRDFVTKSQTKEQVEFAVEAISKACYERMFRWLVTRINRSLGRTKRQGASFIGILDIAGFEIFELNSFEQLCINYTNEKLQQLFNHTMFILEQEEYQREGIEWKFIDFGLDLQPTIDLIDKPMGIMALLDEECLFPKATDKTFVDKLVNAHSGHPKFRKSDFRGVADFSIIHYAGKVDYCANQWLMKNMDPQNENVVSLFQSSQDPFVVHIWKDAENIGRAKGMFRTVSYLYKEQLANLMITLRNTNPNFVRCIIPNHEKRSGKIDAPLVLDQLRCNGVLEGIRICRQGFPNRIPFQEFRQRYELLTPNVINKGFMDGKKACETMIKCLDLDQNLYRIGQSKIFFRAGVLAHLEEERDYKITDLIVNFQAFCRGFLSRRNYQKRVQQLNAIRIIQRNCSAYLKLRNWQWWRLYTKVKPLLEVTKQEEKLMQKEDELKQVKDKLENQLRASAEYEKKYQQALEEKTVLQEQLQAEVELCAEAEEMRARMTARKQELEEILHDLESRVEEEEERANTLNADKKRLLGTIQDLEEQLEEEEAARQKLQLEKVQCDAKIKKLEEDLALSDDTNQKLLKEKKILEERANDLSQTLAEEEEKAKHLSKLKAKHEATIAELEERLLKDHQQRQEADRTKRKVETEVNDLKEQLSERRTQMEELQLQLGKREEELAQAMVRVDEEGALKAQTQKALRELESQLAELQEDLEVEKAARSKAEKQKRDLNEELEALKNELLDSMDSTAAQQELRSKREQELATLKKTIEEETQAHEVALADMRHKHTQELSSVTEQLENLKKTKNNLEKTKQSLEAENADLATELRNLSTNRQETERRRKQAESQLTEVQAKLAEVERVKTELQEKTVKLQQEVDTIAQQLEQAELKASAAQKNQSTAEAQLSEVQTALEEETKQKLALSSKLRQIESEKETLQEHLEEEEELKKNLEKQLANLNVQLLEAKKKAEDEAEQAAILEESKKKLAKDLDALQRQVDELLATNDKLERSKKKIAAELEDSNIELEVQRQKVIELEKKQKNFDKILAEEKQVSEQLAEQRDVAEREAREKETRVLSLSRELDESSEKIEELERVKRQLQAELDELVNNQGAADKNVHELEKAKRSLESQLVELRAQNEELEDELQLTEDAKLRLEVNMQALRAQFERDVQAKEEQAEEKRRGIVKQLREMEAELDEERKQRTAAVTARKKLEGDLKEMEGQIELQYKVKEDALKQLKKSQQQCKEALREAEEARAGREELAASCKEAERKVKTLEADVLQLTEDLSSSERARRAAEAERDELLEEINSSNNKGTLLIDEKRRLEARIATLEEELEEEQSNNEIFQDRARKAQLNIEQLTTELANERSSAQKNESGRLLLERQNKELKAKLTELETAQRTKTKATITALESKLANLEEQLEVEAKERLTQQKTNRKLDKKLKELVMQLEDERRHVDQYKEQVEKAKTRMNAFKRQLDEAEEEISREKAQKRKFQRECEDMAESHELMSREISNLKSKLRTTGSMGISSSRLGSSKRSTVSSSGNASGDDSTTQDETMDGEDGLN; encoded by the exons ATGGCCGACGTGGATAGGGATCGTTATGATCCCGAGCTCAAATATCTTTTTGTGGACAGGAACAATTTCAACGATCCAGCTTCCCAGGCAGAATGGACCCAGAAGAGGTTGGTATGGGTGCCCCACGATACGCAGGGCTTTGTGGCCGCCAGTGTCAAGGGAGAAAGAGGCGACGAGGTCGAAGTAGAGCTTCAGGAGACAGGAAAACGAGTATTCGTAGCCAAGGACGATATCCAGAAGATGAACCCTCCGAAATTCGACAAAGTCGAGGATATGGCCGAGTTGACTTGTCTGAATGAAGCCTGTGTGCTCCATAACCTCAAAGACAGGTACTACTCGGGACTCATCTAT ACGTACTCCGGACTCTTCTGCGTCGTCGTCAACCCCTACAAAAAATTACCGATCTACACAGAAAAGATAATGGAAAGATACAAAGGAATCAAACGTCACGAAGTGCCTCCACACGTTTTCGCCATAACAGACACAGCTTACAGATCTATGCTTCAAG AACGAGAAGATCAATCGATACTGTGCACAGGAGAATCAGGAGCCGGTAAAACTGAAAATACGAAAAAAGTGATACAGTACCTGGCGTACGTGGCTGCCTCAAAATCTCCCAAAGGTGGCGGCGCG AAAGATATCATC GGTGGTTTAGAGCAGCAGTTACTTCAAGCCAATCCAATCCTGGAAGCTTTCGGAAACGCCAAGACCATAAAGAACGACAACTCTTCCAGATTC GGTAAATTCATTAGGATAAATTTCGACGCTTCCGGGTATATAGCAGGAGCGAATATAGAGACTTACTTATTAGAGAAATCACGTGCCATACGTCAAGCGAAACACGAGAGGACATTCCACATATTCTACCAGCTCCTGGCCGGAGCATCGACAGCGCAAAAGA AGGAGTTCATCCTGGAGGATCCGAAGTCCTATCCCTTCATCAGGGACGACAACCACATAGTACCTGGCGTGGACGACGCGTCCGAGTTCGAGGCCACCGTCAACAGCATGAACATCATGGGCATGACCCAGGAGGACTTCAGCGCCATATTCAAGATAGTCTCGGCCGTGATGCTCTTCGGCACCATACAGTTCAAGCAGGACAGGAACTCGGACCAGGCGACGCTGCCCGACAACACCGTCGCCCAGAAGATAGCCCATCTGCTCGGCCTGCCGGTCACCGACATGACCAAGGCCTTCTTGAAGCCCAGGATCAAGGTCGGGAGAGACTTTGTCACCAAGAGTCAGACCAAAGAACAG GTCGAATTCGCCGTAGAGGCCATATCCAAGGCGTGCTACGAGCGCATGTTCAGATGGCTGGTGACGAGGATCAACCGCTCGTTGGGCAGGACCAAACGTCAGGGCGCCAGCTTCATCGGCATACTCGACATAGCCggtttcgagatattcgaactGAACTCCTTCGAGCAGCTGTGCATCAATTACACCAACGAGAAGCTCCAGCAGCTCTTCAACCACACCATGTTCATCCTGGAACAGGAGGAGTACCAGCGAGAGGGCATCGAATGGAAATTCATCGATTTCGGCCTCGACCTGCAACCTACGATCGACCTGATCGACAAACCGATGGGCATCATGGCGCTGCTTGACGAGGAGTGCCTGTTCCCCAAGGCGACCGATAAGACCTTCGTCGATAAACTGGTGAACGCCCACTCCGGCCACCCGAAGTTCCGCAAGAGCGATTTCAGAGGGGTGGCGGACTTCTCGATCATCCACTACGCGGGCAAGGTGGACTACTGCGCGAACCAATGGTTGATGAAGAACATGGACCCTCAAAATGAGAACGTAGTCTCTTTATTCCAATCCTCGCAGGATCCTTTCGTTGTGCACATTTGGAAGGACGCGGAGAACATCGGAAGGGCCAAGGGTATGTTCCGTACCGTCTCCTATCTGTACAAGGAACAGCTGGCCAACCTGATGATAACCCTGAGGAACACGAACCCGAACTTCGTCAGGTGCATCATACCGAACCACGAGAAACGGTCCGGGAAGATCGACGCGCCTCTGGTCTTGGACCAGCTGAGGTGCAACGGCGTACTCGAGGGAATCAGGATATGCAGGCAGGGTTTCCCGAATCGCATACCCTTCCAAGAGTTCCGCCAGCGTTACGAGCTCCTCACACCAAATGTGATCAACAAGGGATTCATGGATGGCAAGAAGGCCTGCGAAACGATGATAAAATGCTTGGACCTCGATCAGAACTTGTACAGAATCGGACAGTCTAAGATCTTCTTCAGAGCCGGTGTGCTGGCCCATCTGGAAGAGGAGCGAGATTACAAGATCACCGATCTCATCGTGAACTTCCAGGCGTTCTGCCGCGGTTTCTTGTCCAGGAGGAATTACCAGAAGAGGGTCCAGCAACTGAACGCTATCAGGATCATACAGAGGAACTGTTCCGCGTATCTGAAACTGAGAAACTGGCAATGGTGGCGATTGTACACCAAGGTTAAACCGTTACTGGAAGTGACCAAACAAGAGGAGAAACTCATGCAGAAGGAAGATGAGCTTAAACAAGTGAAGGATAAACTCGAAAACCAACTCAGGGCGTCCGCTGAATACGAGAAGAAGTACCAGCAAGCCCTCGAGGAAAAAACGGTGCTCCAAGAACAGCTACAAGCGGAGGTGGAGCTTTGTGCCGAGGCCGAAGAAATGAGGGCCAGAATGACGGCCCGTAAACAAGAACTAGAAGAAATTCTACACGATTTAGAATCTAGAgtggaggaagaagaagaacggGCTAATACCCTGAACGCCGACAAAAAGAGGTTATTAGGAACCATTCAAGACTTGGAAGAACAACTGGAAGAAGAGGAAGCGGCAAGGCAGAAACTCCAACTGGAGAAGGTACAATGCGATGCCAAAATAAAGAAACTGGAGGAAGACCTAGCTCTCAGCGACGACACCAATCAGAAGTTACtcaaagaaaagaagatcctagaGGAGCGGGCCAACGATCTCAGCCAAACGCTGGCTGAAGAGGAAGAAAAAGCCAAACACCTATCGAAATTGAAGGCCAAACACGAAGCTACGATCGCGGAACTGGAGGAAAGACTGCTGAAAGACCACCAACAGAGACAAGAGGCGGACAGGACAAAGAGGAAGGTGGAAACGGAAGTGAACGACCTGAAGGAACAGTTGTCGGAGAGGAGAACCCAAATGGAGGAGTTGCAACTCCAACTGGGCAAGAGGGAAGAAGAACTGGCCCAAGCCATGGTGAGGGTGGACGAGGAAGGAGCCCTCAAAGCGCAAACTCAAAAGGCGCTCAGAGAACTGGAAAGTCAACTGGCCGAACTCCAGGAAGACTTGGAGGTCGAGAAGGCCGCCAGAAGCAAGGCCGAGAAGCAGAAGAGGGACCTGAACGAAGAACTGGAGGCTCTGAAGAACGAACTGTTAGATTCGATGGATTCGACTGCTGCACAACAAGAATTGAGGTCCAAGAGGGAGCAGGAGCTCGCCACTCTGAAGAAGACTATCGAGGAGGAGACCCAGGCTCACGAGGTCGCCTTGGCCGATATGCGGCACAAACATACTCAAGAATTGAGCTCGGTCACGGAACAACTCGAGAATCTGAAGAAAACCAAGAATAATTTGGAGAAGACCAAGCAGTCTCTCGAGGCCGAAAACGCCGATCTGGCTACAGAATTGCGCAACCTCAGTACCAACAGGCAGGAAACCGAGCGTCGTAGGAAACAAGCTGAGAGTCAACTGACGGAAGTTCAAGCCAAACTCGCTGAAGTGGAAAGGGTCAAGACTGAACTCCAAGAGAAAACCGTCAAGCTTCAGCAGGAAGTGGACACCATCGCTCAGCAATTGGAGCAGGCTGAATTGAAGGCGTCTGCTGCACAAAAGAACCAGAGCACTGCCGAGGCGCAACTGTCCGAGGTCCAGACGGCTTTGGAGGAGGAAACTAAGCAGAAATTGGCGCTTAGTTCGAAACTGAGACAGATCGAGTCCGAGAAGGAAACACTTCAAGAACATCTTGAAGAGGAGGAAGAACTGAAGAAGAACTTGGAAAAACAG CTTGCCAATCTCAATGTACAACTCCTGGAAGCCAAGAAGAAAGCGGAAGACGAGGCTGAACAGGCAGCCATCTTGGAGGAAAGCAAGAAGAAGCTCGCCAAAGACCTGGACGCCCTTCAGAGACAGGTCGACGAACTTCTCGCCACCAACGACAAATTGGAAAGGAGTAAGAAGAAGATAGCTGCCGAactggaggattctaatatcgAGTTGGAGGTTCAAAGACAGAAGGTGATCGAACTGGAGAAGAAACAGAAGAACTTCGACAAGATCTTGGCCGAGGAGAAGCAGGTCAGCGAGCAGTTGGCCGAGCAGAGGGATGTGGCTGAAAGAGAAGCCAGAGAGAAAGAGACGAGGGTTTTGTCTCTGAGCAGAGAGCTCGATGAATCCAGTGAAAAG ATCGAAGAGTTGGAAAGGGTGAAGAGACAACTACAAGCAGAGCTGGATGAACTGGTCAACAACCAAGGTGCTGCCGATAAAAACGTCCACGAGCTAGAAAAGGCGAAGAGGTCATTGGAGAGTCAGCTGGTAGAGCTGAGAGCACAAAATGAAGAATTAGAAGATGAGTTGCAACTGACGGAAGACGCTAAGCTTCGTCTCGAGGTCAACATGCAGGCTCTGAGGGCACAATTCGAGAGGGACGTACAAGCGAAGGAGGAACAGGCGGAGGAGAAGAGGAGGGGTATAGTGAAACAGTTGAGGGAGATGGAAGCAGAGTTAGACGAAGAAAGAAAACAGAGAACTGCCGCTGTTACCGCCAGGAAGAAGTTAGAAG GCGACCTGAAAGAAATGGAGGGACAGATCGAACTGCAATACAAGGTGAAGGAAGACGCCCTCAAGCAACTGAAGAAGTCGCAACAGCAGTGCAAGGAAGCGTTGAGAGAAGCCGAAGAAGCCAGGGCTGGCAGGGAAGAACTGGCCGCCAGTTGTAAGGAGGCGGAGAGGAAGGTCAAGACCTTGGAAGCTGACGTCCTTCAGCTCACCGAAGACCTGTCGAGTTCCGAGAGGGCGAGAAGAGCCGCCGAAGCAGAAAGGGACGAACTTCTCGAAGAGATCAACAGTAGCAACAACAAAG GAACGCTTCTTATCGACGAAAAACGCAGACTCGAGGCGCGCATCGCGACCTTAGAGGAGGAACTCGAGGAAGAACAGAGCAACAACGAAATCTTCCAAGACAGGGCGCGGAAGGCCCAACTGAACATCGAACAGTTGACCACGGAACTGGCCAACGAGAGATCGTCCGCGCAGAAGAACGAATCCGGCAGGTTGCTGCTCGAGAGACAAAATAAAGAACTCAAGGCCAAACTCACAGAGCTCGAGACTGCCCAGCGTACCAAGACGAAGGCCACCATTACAGCCCTGGAAAGTAAACTGGCCAACCTCGAAGAGCAATTGGAG GTCGAGGCCAAGGAGAGGCTGACGCAACAGAAGACCAACCGCAAGCTCGACAAGAAGCTGAAAGAGCTGGTCATGCAACTGGAGGACGAGAGGAGGCACGTGGATCAGTACAAAGAACAGGTGGAGAAGGCGAAGACGCGCATGAACGCCTTCAAGCGCCAGCTGGACGAGGCTGAAGAGGAGATAAGCAGGGAGAAGGCGCAGAAGAGGAAGTTCCAGCGGGAGTGCGAAGATATGGCCGAGAGTCACGAATTGATGTCGCGGGAGATCAGTAATCTCAAGAGTAAATTGAG GACTACGGGCTCGATGGGCATTTCGTCTTCCCGTCTGGGTTCCTCCAAGAGGAGCACCGTGTCATCCAGCGGAAACGCGTCAGGTGACGATTCTACAACGCAAGACGAAACGATGGACGGCGAGGATGgtttgaattaa